A window from Cryobacterium sp. PAMC25264 encodes these proteins:
- a CDS encoding heparan-alpha-glucosaminide N-acetyltransferase domain-containing protein, with product MTGSAVVTPIAPRLQADRYLVPDVARGVAIMAMLVAHAGPVMATQPAATLFLQGQLNDVASPLFATTMGAAAAIVLAKAGNSRGAVRSVLVQNIIRGAILVGLGLWLASWGSWIAVVLSFLGIVLAIGTPLVLLRTRALIAALAVVLVLGAPLNDLMLAATGPLITVGERTPASFLLEWVFLSPHYRVTNLLPWFLFGALLFRIRFGGRTAGWVLLAIAVPAWFADPLIRSVTGAEFSPTGSYLDTLHDTGLVLLALGLIMLLNSIRQRPAATVVRAVFLPLRAIGSISLSLYVFQVGWWR from the coding sequence ATGACCGGGTCCGCCGTCGTCACGCCGATCGCACCGCGCCTCCAGGCCGACCGCTACCTCGTGCCCGATGTGGCGCGCGGCGTCGCGATCATGGCGATGCTCGTCGCGCACGCGGGGCCGGTCATGGCCACCCAACCGGCCGCCACCCTCTTCCTGCAGGGGCAGCTCAATGACGTCGCCTCGCCGCTGTTCGCCACCACGATGGGCGCCGCGGCGGCGATCGTGCTGGCCAAGGCTGGAAACAGTCGCGGGGCGGTGCGTTCCGTACTCGTACAGAACATCATCCGCGGCGCCATCCTGGTGGGGCTGGGCCTGTGGCTGGCCAGTTGGGGCAGCTGGATCGCGGTCGTGTTGTCGTTTCTGGGCATCGTGCTCGCCATCGGCACTCCGCTGGTGCTGCTCCGCACCCGGGCGTTGATCGCCGCGTTGGCGGTGGTCCTGGTTTTGGGCGCCCCGCTCAACGACCTGATGCTGGCCGCCACCGGCCCGCTCATCACGGTGGGCGAGCGCACCCCGGCGAGCTTCCTGCTCGAGTGGGTCTTCCTCAGCCCGCACTACCGGGTGACCAACCTGCTGCCCTGGTTCCTGTTCGGTGCGCTGCTGTTCCGCATCCGTTTCGGCGGCCGCACCGCCGGGTGGGTGCTGCTGGCGATCGCCGTGCCCGCGTGGTTCGCCGACCCGCTGATCCGAAGCGTCACCGGAGCCGAGTTCAGCCCCACAGGCAGCTACCTCGACACCCTGCACGACACCGGGCTGGTGCTGCTGGCGCTCGGCCTCATCATGCTGCTCAACTCGATCCGCCAGAGACCCGCCGCGACCGTCGTGCGCGCGGTCTTCCTGCCTCTACGGGCGATCGGCTCGATCTCGCTGTCGCTCTATGTGTTCCAGGTGGGGTGGTGGCGCTGA
- a CDS encoding helix-turn-helix transcriptional regulator: MTPQELENLVCLRRARDLIDRDYAQPLDVPTIARRALMSPAHFSRQFRAAYGETPYNYLMTRRIERAMQLLRAGATVTDACMAVGCTSLGSFSSRFTEIVGESPSAYRRHEHGAVKAMPACVAMAHTRPARTGASGSSSGPVSSRPASSRIEEAGCAAAA; the protein is encoded by the coding sequence ATGACCCCGCAGGAGCTCGAGAATCTGGTGTGCCTGCGCCGCGCGCGTGACCTCATCGACCGGGACTACGCCCAACCGCTGGACGTGCCCACCATCGCCCGGCGCGCGCTGATGTCGCCCGCGCATTTCTCCCGGCAGTTCCGTGCGGCCTACGGCGAAACGCCCTACAACTACCTGATGACCCGCCGCATCGAGCGGGCGATGCAGCTGTTGCGGGCCGGTGCGACCGTGACGGATGCGTGCATGGCGGTCGGCTGCACCTCGCTCGGCTCGTTCAGTTCCCGGTTCACCGAGATCGTGGGCGAGAGCCCGAGCGCGTACCGCCGCCATGAGCACGGCGCGGTCAAGGCCATGCCGGCCTGTGTGGCGATGGCACACACGCGTCCGGCACGCACTGGCGCATCCGGCTCGTCGAGCGGTCCCGTGTCGAGCCGTCCCGCTTCGAGCAGGATCGAAGAAGCCGGCTGCGCGGCGGCGGCCTAA
- a CDS encoding VOC family protein: MTISLQYCNITVNDVDEAIAFYSGALGLQVRSDVPSGRYRWVTLGSDAQPGLEIVLSEPHAGRSPADGDAMQELLTKGVLPMLVFRSDDVDATFETLRASGAEVLQEPIDQPWGPRDCAFRDPSGNTVRIAQAPAD, encoded by the coding sequence ATGACAATCTCACTGCAGTACTGCAACATCACCGTGAACGACGTCGATGAGGCCATCGCCTTCTACAGCGGCGCCCTCGGCCTGCAGGTGCGAAGCGATGTGCCTTCGGGCAGGTACCGCTGGGTCACCCTGGGCAGCGACGCGCAGCCTGGGCTCGAGATCGTGCTCTCCGAACCGCACGCCGGACGCTCGCCGGCCGACGGCGACGCGATGCAGGAGCTGCTCACCAAGGGCGTGCTGCCGATGCTCGTCTTCCGCTCCGACGACGTCGACGCGACCTTCGAGACCCTCCGCGCCTCGGGCGCCGAGGTGCTGCAGGAACCGATCGACCAGCCCTGGGGCCCGCGCGACTGCGCCTTCCGCGACCCGTCGGGCAACACCGTGCGCATCGCTCAGGCGCCGGCCGACTAG
- a CDS encoding TetR/AcrR family transcriptional regulator: MEEKKITARGRATRQRIIEATGEQILAAGIGGTTLDTVRAATLTSKSQLFHYFPGGKTELVREVATWEGQQLLEAQEPFVHDLSTWESWNQWRAALVEYYLGLGRWACPIGSLATQAAMTDPDLEAFLGASMADWRDLLAVGVTKMQAAGQIDREVDPQRIAVVILAAIQGGLVLSQPMHSAWPLEAALDSALEPLHQAALADRRVPSSPPADA; the protein is encoded by the coding sequence ATGGAGGAGAAGAAGATCACAGCCCGCGGCCGGGCCACTCGGCAGCGGATCATCGAGGCCACCGGCGAGCAGATCCTCGCCGCGGGGATCGGCGGCACCACTCTGGACACCGTGCGTGCGGCCACGCTCACTAGCAAGAGCCAGCTCTTCCACTACTTTCCCGGCGGCAAGACCGAGCTCGTGCGCGAGGTCGCAACCTGGGAGGGTCAGCAGCTCCTCGAGGCCCAGGAGCCATTCGTCCACGACCTGAGCACCTGGGAGTCCTGGAACCAGTGGCGTGCCGCCCTGGTGGAGTACTACCTGGGCCTGGGGCGCTGGGCGTGCCCGATCGGGTCGCTGGCCACGCAGGCCGCCATGACCGATCCCGACCTGGAGGCATTCCTGGGCGCCAGCATGGCTGACTGGCGGGACTTGCTGGCAGTGGGCGTGACAAAAATGCAGGCCGCCGGTCAGATCGACCGGGAGGTCGACCCCCAGCGCATTGCCGTGGTGATCCTCGCCGCCATCCAGGGCGGGCTCGTGCTCAGCCAGCCGATGCACTCGGCCTGGCCGCTCGAAGCGGCCCTCGACTCCGCGCTGGAGCCGCTGCACCAGGCGGCCCTCGCCGACCGCCGGGTTCCGTCCTCGCCGCCCGCCGACGCCTAG
- a CDS encoding SDR family NAD(P)-dependent oxidoreductase, which translates to MKSTPEDRRSLVADSHRAAFGAESTALEVVEGVDLTGRSALVTGASSGIGVETARALAAAGAGVTLAVRDLAAGARTAADIRATTGSDIVRVVHLDLADLGSVRDLAASWTGPLHILVNNAGIMHTPELRTPAGWELQFAVNHLGHFALATALHPALSAAGNARIVAVSSSGHGSSGIRFDDLFFERDAYDSGLAYGQSKTANVLFALEATRRWADDGITAAALMPGGIWTNLQRHWDPEMLAGMKRRYPGKSAAQGAATSVFVATRATLGVGTPGYYEDCHPAQVVPAIEDGIHGVVPHALDAQAARRLWEVSAGLVTSA; encoded by the coding sequence ATGAAGTCCACTCCTGAAGATCGCCGGTCCCTCGTCGCCGACTCCCATCGCGCCGCCTTCGGGGCCGAGTCGACCGCCCTCGAGGTGGTGGAGGGGGTCGACCTGACCGGTCGCTCCGCTCTCGTCACCGGGGCGAGCTCCGGCATCGGGGTGGAGACCGCCCGAGCTCTGGCCGCCGCCGGTGCGGGCGTCACTCTCGCCGTTCGGGACCTCGCGGCCGGCGCCCGCACGGCCGCGGACATCCGTGCGACTACCGGAAGCGACATCGTGCGGGTGGTCCACCTCGACCTGGCCGACCTCGGCTCGGTGCGAGACTTGGCCGCGAGCTGGACCGGGCCGCTGCACATCCTGGTGAACAACGCGGGGATCATGCACACCCCCGAACTGCGCACCCCGGCCGGTTGGGAGCTGCAGTTCGCGGTGAACCACCTGGGCCACTTCGCCCTCGCGACGGCGCTGCATCCGGCCCTCTCCGCGGCCGGCAACGCCCGGATCGTGGCGGTGAGTTCGAGCGGGCACGGGTCCAGCGGTATCCGGTTCGACGACCTGTTCTTCGAGCGGGATGCCTACGACTCGGGCCTCGCGTACGGCCAGTCGAAGACCGCGAACGTGCTGTTCGCCCTCGAGGCCACCCGGCGGTGGGCGGACGACGGCATCACCGCGGCCGCCCTGATGCCCGGAGGTATCTGGACGAACCTGCAGCGGCACTGGGATCCGGAGATGCTGGCCGGGATGAAGCGCCGCTATCCGGGGAAGAGTGCGGCGCAGGGGGCCGCGACCTCGGTGTTCGTGGCCACCCGGGCGACGCTCGGCGTGGGGACGCCCGGGTACTACGAAGATTGCCACCCGGCCCAGGTAGTGCCGGCGATCGAGGACGGGATCCACGGTGTGGTGCCGCACGCGCTCGATGCGCAGGCCGCCCGCCGGTTGTGGGAGGTCTCGGCCGGGTTGGTCACCTCGGCCTGA
- a CDS encoding MBL fold metallo-hydrolase, whose amino-acid sequence MSFWICATCGVEHADNAGVCAICADERQWVPAAGQQWTTLYDLHEAGTQARLLDLEPDLFGIESTPAVGIGQQAKLLCTPSGTVLWDPIGFVDNDIATQVLEHGPVRAVVASHPHMFGVQVEWSRALGHPPVLVAEVDLAWLARRDPVIQPWSSEVHLLPGVTLVQVGGHFPGSAVIHWADGAGGRGVLLSGDTVFANPDRSSVSFMRSYPNRLPLSGPVVERIARTLERFEFDRLYGNFDNMIAADARAIVRRSADRHWDWVRGDFDHLT is encoded by the coding sequence GTGAGCTTCTGGATCTGCGCGACCTGCGGCGTCGAGCACGCCGACAACGCCGGGGTGTGCGCCATCTGCGCCGACGAACGACAGTGGGTACCGGCGGCGGGCCAGCAGTGGACGACCCTGTACGACCTGCACGAGGCCGGCACCCAGGCCAGGCTGCTCGACCTCGAGCCGGATCTGTTCGGCATCGAGAGCACGCCCGCCGTGGGCATCGGCCAGCAGGCCAAACTACTCTGCACGCCCTCCGGCACGGTGCTCTGGGACCCGATCGGGTTCGTCGACAACGACATCGCCACCCAGGTGCTCGAGCACGGGCCGGTGCGGGCGGTCGTGGCGAGTCACCCGCACATGTTCGGCGTTCAGGTGGAGTGGAGCCGGGCGCTCGGGCATCCTCCGGTGCTCGTGGCCGAAGTCGACCTGGCCTGGTTGGCCCGGCGCGACCCGGTCATCCAGCCCTGGTCCAGCGAGGTGCACCTACTGCCGGGCGTGACGCTCGTGCAGGTGGGCGGGCATTTCCCCGGCAGCGCCGTCATCCACTGGGCAGACGGCGCCGGCGGCCGGGGAGTGCTGCTCAGCGGCGACACCGTGTTCGCCAACCCCGACCGCAGCTCGGTGAGTTTCATGCGCAGCTACCCCAACCGGCTGCCCCTCTCGGGCCCGGTCGTGGAGCGCATCGCGCGCACGCTGGAGCGATTCGAGTTCGACCGGCTGTACGGCAACTTCGACAACATGATCGCGGCGGATGCCCGGGCGATCGTGCGCCGGTCGGCCGACCGGCACTGGGACTGGGTGCGCGGCGACTTCGACCACCTCACCTGA
- a CDS encoding SRPBCC domain-containing protein, translating to MQTQHYELTVHAPAEVVWETMLDDATYRLWASAFHPGSYFEGSWLQGSEILFLGDNEDGTASGMVGVIAEHRPHEFVSIEYRGQIVNGVEDTTSDGARAIAGTHENYTFIEADGVTTVTVDIDVDDQYADMFAEMWPRALIALRDLSEAEAHTRGQHPADREG from the coding sequence ATGCAGACCCAACATTATGAACTCACGGTGCACGCGCCGGCCGAGGTGGTGTGGGAAACGATGCTGGACGATGCGACCTACCGCCTCTGGGCGAGCGCGTTCCATCCCGGCTCCTACTTCGAGGGCTCCTGGCTGCAGGGCAGCGAGATCCTCTTCCTGGGGGACAACGAAGACGGCACGGCGAGCGGCATGGTGGGGGTGATCGCCGAACACCGCCCGCACGAGTTCGTCTCGATCGAATACCGCGGGCAGATCGTGAACGGCGTCGAGGACACCACGAGCGACGGTGCCCGCGCCATCGCCGGCACACACGAGAATTACACCTTCATCGAAGCCGATGGGGTCACCACCGTCACGGTGGACATCGACGTGGACGACCAGTACGCCGACATGTTCGCCGAGATGTGGCCCCGTGCCCTCATCGCGCTCCGGGATCTCTCCGAGGCCGAGGCCCACACCCGCGGGCAGCATCCGGCCGACCGGGAGGGCTGA